One genomic region from Lates calcarifer isolate ASB-BC8 linkage group LG10, TLL_Latcal_v3, whole genome shotgun sequence encodes:
- the clpxb gene encoding ATP-dependent Clp protease ATP-binding subunit clpX-like, mitochondrial isoform X2 translates to MSCPCTSAARLFLNTAHRGLSCSRIQFFSLSRQGSRETPLPTRVRVRSFSETAVCYASKDGTTKDGDGGKKSISEGKRLSGSGGSGKGGSQLRCPKCGDPCTHVETFVSSTRFVKCEKCHHFFVVLSETDSKKGLNKEPESAAEAVKLAFAQKPPPPPKKIYAYLDKYVVGQSYAKKVLAVAVYNHYKRIYNNIPAGSRQQVEVEKQPSLTPRELLQIAGISPHGNALGASMQQQASQQAPQEKRGGEVLDSTHTDIKLEKSNIILLGPTGSGKTLLAQTLARCLDVPFAICDCTTLTQAGYVGEDIESVIAKLLQDANYSVEKAQQGIVFLDEVDKIGSVPGIHQLRDVGGEGVQQGLLKLLEGTIVNVPEKNSRKLRGETVQVDTTNILFVASGAFNGLDRIISRRKNEKYLGFGTPSNLGKGRRAAAAADLANTSGETDTVAEIEEKDRLLKHVEARDLIEFGMIPEFVGRLPVVVPLHSLDEETLVRILTEPRNAVVPQYQALFSMDKCDLNVTQDALRAIARMALERKTGARGLRSIMEKLLLEPMFEVPHSDIVAVELDRDVVQGKSQPRYIRTPAKESAEEEYDSGIEEENWPRQADAANN, encoded by the exons ATGTCCTGTCCTTGCACTTCGGCTGCCAGGTTGTTCCTAAACACTGCCCACAGAG GATTGTCCTGCTCCCGGATTCAGTTCTTTTCTCTGAGTCGTCAGGGGTCTAGGGAAACACCGTTACCCACCCGGGTACGGGTGAGGTCATTTTCAGAGACTGCTGTCTGCTATGCCTCTAAAGATGGGACAACAAAAGATGGTGATGGTGGAAAG AAAAGCATCAGTGAAGGGAAGAGACTCTCTGGCTCTGGAGGATCAGGCAAGGGGGGAAGTCAGCTTCGCTGCCCTAAATGTGGAGATCCCTGCACACATGTAGAGACCTTTGTAT CATCAACACGATTTGTCAAATGTGAGAAATGCCATCACTTTTTCGTGGTTCTGTCTGAAACGGACTCAAAGAAGGGGCTAAACAAAGAGCCAGAATCTGCTGCAGAGGCAGTGAAACTGGCTTTTGCACAGaaacctccccctccccccaagAAG ATATATGCTTATCTCGACAAGTATGTTGTTGGCCAGTCCTATGCAAAAAAGGTGTTAGCAGTTGCAGTATACAATCATTACAAGCGCATCTACAACAACATCCCTGCTGGGAGTCgacagcaggtggaggtggagaaacAGCCCTCTCTAACACCTCGTG agctgctgcagattgCAGGGATCAGCCCTCATGGAAATGCTCTGGGAGCGTCCATGCAGCAGCAGGCGAGCCAACAGGCACCTCAGGAGAAGAGGGGTGGGGAAGTCCTGgactccacacacactgacattaaactggaGAAGAGCAACATAATACTTCTAGGTCCAACTGGCTCTG GAAAAACATTGTTGGCACAGACACTGGCACGTTGTCTGGATGTCCCCTTCGCAATTTGCGATTGCACCACACTAACTCAAGCTGGATACGTGGGAGAAGACATCGAGTCGGTTATTGCTAAACTGCTGCAAGATGCCAACTACTCGGTGGAGAAAGCACAGCAAG GTATTGTGTTCCTGGATGAGGTTGATAAGATTGGCAGTGTGCCTGGAATCCATCAGCTGAGAGATGTGGGCGGAGAGGGAGTCCAGCAG ggTTTGCTTAAACTCTTGGAGGGCACAATTGTCAATGTTCCTGAGAAAAACTCCAGGAAACTGAGAGGAGAGACGGTGCAGGTAGACACAACAAACATCTTGTTCGTTGCATCGGGTGCCTTCAATGGACTTGACAGAATCATTAGcagaagaaagaatgaaaag TATTTGGGTTTTGGGACTCCTTCCAACCTGGGGAAAGGGCGCCGTGCAGCGGCTGCAGCAGACTTGGCAAATACCAGTggtgagacagacacagtggcaGAGATTGAAGAGAAGGACCGACTGCTGAAACACGTCGAGGCCAGGGACCTGATTGAGTTTGGAATGATCCCAGAGTTTGTTGGCCGACTTCCTGTGGTTGTTCCTCTGCACAGCCTGGATGAAGAAACACTAGTCCGAATCTTGACTGAACCACGCAACGCCGTAGTGCCTCAGTACCAGGCTCTGTTCAGCATGGACAAA TGTGATCTCAATGTGACTCAAGATGCATTGAGGGCCATAGCCAGGATGGCTCTGGAGAGAAAAACTGGGGCTCGTGGGCTCAGATCCATCATG GAAAAACTCCTTCTGGAGCCCATGTTTGAGGTGCCACACTCTGACATCGTGGCTGTTGAACTGGACAGAGATGTTGTCCAAGGAAAATCCCAACCCAGATATATCAG AACTCCAGCCA
- the clpxb gene encoding ATP-dependent Clp protease ATP-binding subunit clpX-like, mitochondrial isoform X1, producing the protein MSCPCTSAARLFLNTAHRGLSCSRIQFFSLSRQGSRETPLPTRVRVRSFSETAVCYASKDGTTKDGDGGKKSISEGKRLSGSGGSGKGGSQLRCPKCGDPCTHVETFVSSTRFVKCEKCHHFFVVLSETDSKKGLNKEPESAAEAVKLAFAQKPPPPPKKIYAYLDKYVVGQSYAKKVLAVAVYNHYKRIYNNIPAGSRQQVEVEKQPSLTPRELEMRRREDEYRFTKLLQIAGISPHGNALGASMQQQASQQAPQEKRGGEVLDSTHTDIKLEKSNIILLGPTGSGKTLLAQTLARCLDVPFAICDCTTLTQAGYVGEDIESVIAKLLQDANYSVEKAQQGIVFLDEVDKIGSVPGIHQLRDVGGEGVQQGLLKLLEGTIVNVPEKNSRKLRGETVQVDTTNILFVASGAFNGLDRIISRRKNEKYLGFGTPSNLGKGRRAAAAADLANTSGETDTVAEIEEKDRLLKHVEARDLIEFGMIPEFVGRLPVVVPLHSLDEETLVRILTEPRNAVVPQYQALFSMDKCDLNVTQDALRAIARMALERKTGARGLRSIMEKLLLEPMFEVPHSDIVAVELDRDVVQGKSQPRYIRTPAKESAEEEYDSGIEEENWPRQADAANN; encoded by the exons ATGTCCTGTCCTTGCACTTCGGCTGCCAGGTTGTTCCTAAACACTGCCCACAGAG GATTGTCCTGCTCCCGGATTCAGTTCTTTTCTCTGAGTCGTCAGGGGTCTAGGGAAACACCGTTACCCACCCGGGTACGGGTGAGGTCATTTTCAGAGACTGCTGTCTGCTATGCCTCTAAAGATGGGACAACAAAAGATGGTGATGGTGGAAAG AAAAGCATCAGTGAAGGGAAGAGACTCTCTGGCTCTGGAGGATCAGGCAAGGGGGGAAGTCAGCTTCGCTGCCCTAAATGTGGAGATCCCTGCACACATGTAGAGACCTTTGTAT CATCAACACGATTTGTCAAATGTGAGAAATGCCATCACTTTTTCGTGGTTCTGTCTGAAACGGACTCAAAGAAGGGGCTAAACAAAGAGCCAGAATCTGCTGCAGAGGCAGTGAAACTGGCTTTTGCACAGaaacctccccctccccccaagAAG ATATATGCTTATCTCGACAAGTATGTTGTTGGCCAGTCCTATGCAAAAAAGGTGTTAGCAGTTGCAGTATACAATCATTACAAGCGCATCTACAACAACATCCCTGCTGGGAGTCgacagcaggtggaggtggagaaacAGCCCTCTCTAACACCTCGTG AGCTAGAGATGAGAAGACGAGAGGATGAATACAGATTCACAA agctgctgcagattgCAGGGATCAGCCCTCATGGAAATGCTCTGGGAGCGTCCATGCAGCAGCAGGCGAGCCAACAGGCACCTCAGGAGAAGAGGGGTGGGGAAGTCCTGgactccacacacactgacattaaactggaGAAGAGCAACATAATACTTCTAGGTCCAACTGGCTCTG GAAAAACATTGTTGGCACAGACACTGGCACGTTGTCTGGATGTCCCCTTCGCAATTTGCGATTGCACCACACTAACTCAAGCTGGATACGTGGGAGAAGACATCGAGTCGGTTATTGCTAAACTGCTGCAAGATGCCAACTACTCGGTGGAGAAAGCACAGCAAG GTATTGTGTTCCTGGATGAGGTTGATAAGATTGGCAGTGTGCCTGGAATCCATCAGCTGAGAGATGTGGGCGGAGAGGGAGTCCAGCAG ggTTTGCTTAAACTCTTGGAGGGCACAATTGTCAATGTTCCTGAGAAAAACTCCAGGAAACTGAGAGGAGAGACGGTGCAGGTAGACACAACAAACATCTTGTTCGTTGCATCGGGTGCCTTCAATGGACTTGACAGAATCATTAGcagaagaaagaatgaaaag TATTTGGGTTTTGGGACTCCTTCCAACCTGGGGAAAGGGCGCCGTGCAGCGGCTGCAGCAGACTTGGCAAATACCAGTggtgagacagacacagtggcaGAGATTGAAGAGAAGGACCGACTGCTGAAACACGTCGAGGCCAGGGACCTGATTGAGTTTGGAATGATCCCAGAGTTTGTTGGCCGACTTCCTGTGGTTGTTCCTCTGCACAGCCTGGATGAAGAAACACTAGTCCGAATCTTGACTGAACCACGCAACGCCGTAGTGCCTCAGTACCAGGCTCTGTTCAGCATGGACAAA TGTGATCTCAATGTGACTCAAGATGCATTGAGGGCCATAGCCAGGATGGCTCTGGAGAGAAAAACTGGGGCTCGTGGGCTCAGATCCATCATG GAAAAACTCCTTCTGGAGCCCATGTTTGAGGTGCCACACTCTGACATCGTGGCTGTTGAACTGGACAGAGATGTTGTCCAAGGAAAATCCCAACCCAGATATATCAG AACTCCAGCCA